In Gordonia phthalatica, one genomic interval encodes:
- a CDS encoding DUF4303 domain-containing protein encodes MTSATFDWDGLLHALVDGIRDGATEFRDDDGGEIYGIAVYGFYADGATISWPMIGVSGVDSEAADDPELRWSPYDWEYEQDPSDVGDDWSTRLSAFAGRDRGAHWDEAEARFFTTVVDACEIARRSLLADGLIPATALVIAADVGEELVPKCVTKAQLAEEFPHLAAEAAERDRIAACPSTSRSRPSSTPSAPTPTKTKTIRSGRSSLGRALRLCCIPSSSRTPTPCWTLSCIASRWVPVRLSPGATGG; translated from the coding sequence ATGACATCGGCGACATTCGATTGGGACGGACTGCTCCATGCCTTGGTCGACGGCATCCGCGACGGCGCAACCGAGTTCCGGGACGACGACGGCGGCGAGATCTACGGGATCGCTGTGTACGGCTTCTACGCAGACGGCGCCACCATCTCGTGGCCGATGATCGGCGTGTCCGGTGTCGACTCCGAGGCCGCAGACGACCCGGAGCTGCGCTGGTCACCGTACGACTGGGAGTACGAACAGGATCCGTCGGATGTCGGCGACGACTGGAGCACCAGACTGTCGGCGTTCGCCGGACGTGACCGCGGCGCACACTGGGACGAGGCCGAAGCGCGCTTCTTCACAACCGTGGTCGACGCCTGCGAGATCGCGCGCAGGTCACTGCTCGCCGACGGCCTCATCCCCGCGACCGCACTGGTCATCGCCGCGGACGTGGGGGAGGAATTGGTTCCGAAATGCGTGACGAAGGCTCAGCTCGCTGAAGAGTTCCCGCATCTGGCAGCCGAGGCAGCCGAGAGGGACCGGATCGCAGCCTGCCCATCCACGAGCAGATCGCGGCCCTCCTCGACGCCATCGGCGCCGACGCCGACGAAGACGAAGACGATACGGTCAGGCCGGTCCTCACTTGGGAGAGCGCTCCGCCTCTGCTGTATCCCCTCGTCGAGTCGCACCCCGACGCCGTGCTGGACGCTCTCCTGCATCGCCTCGAGGTGGGTCCCGGTCCGACTTTCGCCCGGCGCCACCGGTGGATGA
- a CDS encoding succinate dehydrogenase iron-sulfur subunit — protein MTATIEKNASGAPPVPPEARMVTLKIYRFNPENPDAQGFESFRVPALPSDRLLTLLLYTKGYLDGTLTFRRSCAHGVCGSDAMRVNGVNRLACKLLMKDLLPKDSSKEITITIEPIKGLPVEKDLVVDMEPFFDAYRAIKPFLITGANHEPTKEFLQSQADRARFDDTTKCILCACCTTSCPVFWNEGSYFGPAAIVNAHRFIFDSRDEGASERLDILNDVDGVWRCRTTFNCTDACPRGIQVTQAIQEVKRALMFAR, from the coding sequence ATGACTGCCACCATCGAGAAGAATGCCAGCGGCGCTCCCCCGGTCCCGCCGGAAGCGCGGATGGTCACGCTGAAGATCTACCGCTTCAACCCGGAGAACCCGGACGCGCAGGGCTTCGAGAGCTTCCGCGTCCCGGCGCTGCCGTCGGACCGCCTGCTGACCCTTCTGCTGTACACGAAGGGTTACCTGGACGGCACCCTGACCTTCCGTCGCAGCTGCGCCCACGGCGTCTGCGGTTCGGACGCGATGCGTGTCAACGGCGTCAACCGCCTGGCCTGCAAGCTCCTGATGAAGGACCTGCTGCCGAAGGACTCCTCCAAGGAGATCACCATCACCATCGAGCCCATCAAGGGTCTTCCGGTGGAGAAGGATCTCGTGGTCGACATGGAGCCGTTCTTCGACGCCTACCGCGCGATCAAGCCGTTCCTGATCACCGGCGCGAACCACGAGCCGACCAAGGAATTCCTGCAGTCTCAGGCCGACCGCGCTCGTTTCGACGACACCACCAAGTGCATCCTGTGTGCCTGCTGCACCACGAGCTGCCCGGTGTTCTGGAACGAGGGCTCCTACTTCGGCCCGGCCGCGATCGTGAACGCTCACCGCTTCATCTTCGACAGCCGTGACGAGGGCGCTTCCGAGCGTCTCGACATCCTGAACGACGTCGACGGCGTGTGGCGCTGCCGCACCACCTTCAACTGCACCGACGCATGCCCCCGCGGCATCCAGGTGACCCAGGCGATCCAGGAAGTCAAGCGCGCCCTGATGTTCGCCCGCTAG
- the sdhA gene encoding succinate dehydrogenase flavoprotein subunit has product MQEHRYDVVIVGAGGAGMRAALEAAPRARTAVLTKLYPTRSHTGAAQGGMCAALANVEEDNWEWHTYDTVKGGDYIVDQDAAELMAKEAIDAVLDLEKMGLPFNRTPEGRIDQRRFGGHTRDHGKAPVRRACYAADRTGHMILQTLYQNCVKHNVEFYNEFYALDINMTTDENGEPVANGVVCYELATGEIHVFHAKSIIFATGGSGRMYKVTSNAHTLTGDGMGIIFRKGLPLEDMEFHQFHPTGLAGLGILITEGVRGEGGILRNESGERFMERYAPTIKDLAPRDIVARSMVLEVLEGRGCGPNKDYVHLDVRHIPEETLMAKLPDIMEFARTYLGVDPVTELVPVYPTCHYVMGGIPTNIQGQVLANNDQVVHGLFAAGECACVSVHGANRLGTNSLLDINVFGRRAGISAAEYANSTDFVELEDNPDEMVQGWVAQMLSDHGHENVMAIRTELQQTMNDNAAVFRTEETLSKALADVRALKERYDHVTVTDKGKRFNSDLLEAIELGFLLELAEVTVVGALNRKETRGGHAREDYPKRDDANFLVHTMAYKKGKGLISDIELDYKPVVITRYEPKERKY; this is encoded by the coding sequence ATGCAGGAACATCGCTATGACGTGGTCATCGTCGGTGCCGGCGGCGCCGGCATGCGCGCTGCCCTCGAAGCCGCGCCGCGAGCACGCACCGCAGTTCTGACCAAGCTCTACCCGACTCGCTCCCACACCGGCGCGGCACAGGGCGGCATGTGCGCCGCCCTCGCCAACGTCGAGGAGGACAACTGGGAGTGGCACACCTACGACACCGTCAAGGGCGGCGACTACATCGTCGACCAGGACGCAGCCGAGCTGATGGCCAAGGAGGCCATCGACGCCGTGCTCGACCTGGAGAAGATGGGTCTGCCGTTCAACCGCACCCCCGAGGGTCGCATCGACCAGCGTCGTTTCGGCGGTCACACCCGTGACCACGGCAAGGCCCCGGTCCGCCGCGCCTGCTACGCCGCCGACCGCACCGGCCACATGATCCTCCAGACGCTGTACCAGAACTGCGTCAAGCACAACGTCGAGTTCTACAACGAGTTCTACGCGCTCGACATCAACATGACGACCGACGAGAACGGCGAGCCCGTCGCCAACGGCGTCGTCTGCTACGAGCTGGCCACCGGCGAGATCCACGTCTTCCACGCGAAGTCGATCATCTTCGCCACCGGCGGCAGCGGCCGCATGTACAAGGTGACCTCGAACGCCCACACCCTCACCGGTGACGGCATGGGCATCATCTTCCGCAAGGGCCTGCCCCTGGAGGACATGGAGTTCCACCAGTTCCACCCGACAGGCCTCGCAGGGCTGGGCATCCTCATCACCGAGGGCGTCCGCGGTGAGGGCGGCATCCTCCGCAACGAGAGCGGCGAGCGCTTCATGGAGCGCTACGCCCCGACCATCAAGGACCTCGCGCCGCGCGACATCGTCGCCCGCTCGATGGTTCTGGAGGTCCTGGAAGGCCGCGGTTGCGGCCCGAACAAGGACTACGTCCACCTGGATGTGCGCCACATCCCGGAGGAGACCCTGATGGCCAAGCTCCCGGACATCATGGAGTTCGCTCGCACCTACCTGGGCGTGGACCCGGTCACCGAGCTGGTCCCCGTCTACCCGACGTGCCACTACGTCATGGGCGGCATCCCGACCAACATCCAGGGTCAGGTGCTCGCCAACAACGACCAGGTGGTCCACGGCCTGTTCGCCGCGGGCGAGTGCGCCTGCGTGTCGGTGCACGGCGCCAACCGCCTCGGCACCAACTCGCTGCTCGACATCAACGTCTTCGGTCGTCGTGCGGGCATCTCGGCCGCCGAGTACGCGAACTCGACCGACTTCGTCGAGCTCGAGGACAACCCGGACGAGATGGTCCAGGGCTGGGTCGCGCAGATGTTGAGCGATCACGGTCACGAGAACGTCATGGCCATCCGCACCGAGCTGCAGCAGACCATGAACGACAACGCCGCCGTGTTCCGCACTGAGGAGACGCTGTCGAAGGCGCTCGCCGACGTGCGCGCCCTCAAGGAGCGCTACGACCACGTCACCGTCACCGACAAGGGCAAGCGCTTCAACTCGGACCTCCTCGAAGCCATCGAGCTGGGCTTCCTGCTCGAACTGGCCGAGGTGACCGTCGTCGGCGCCCTGAACCGTAAGGAGACCCGCGGCGGCCACGCACGCGAGGACTACCCGAAGCGCGACGATGCGAACTTCCTGGTCCACACCATGGCCTACAAGAAGGGCAAGGGTCTGATCTCGGACATCGAGCTCGACTACAAGCCCGTGGTCATTACTCGCTACGAGCCGAAGGAGCGGAAGTACTGA
- a CDS encoding succinate dehydrogenase hydrophobic membrane anchor subunit, whose product MPEVKTLGTEYDRPASLDAPNAPRARNRGNFEKNAWLFMRFSGLALIVLTFGHMFIMLMWDSGVHRIDASFVADRWKSPFWQVWDLTMLWLAQLHGGNGLRTVIGDYTRKDSTRFWLNTLLALSMILILVLGTYAILTFGSAS is encoded by the coding sequence ATGCCTGAAGTCAAAACCCTCGGCACCGAGTACGACCGTCCCGCCAGCCTGGACGCTCCGAACGCCCCCCGCGCCCGCAACCGCGGCAACTTCGAGAAGAACGCATGGCTCTTCATGCGCTTCTCGGGCCTCGCCCTCATCGTCCTGACCTTCGGTCACATGTTCATCATGTTGATGTGGGACAGCGGCGTGCACCGCATCGACGCCTCGTTCGTCGCGGACCGCTGGAAGTCGCCCTTCTGGCAGGTCTGGGACCTAACCATGCTCTGGCTGGCTCAGCTGCACGGCGGCAACGGCCTCCGCACCGTCATCGGCGACTACACCCGCAAGGACTCCACCCGCTTCTGGCTGAACACCTTGCTCGCCCTGTCGATGATCCTGATCCTCGTGCTGGGCACCTACGCGATCCTCACCTTCGGCAGCGCCAGCTAA
- the sdhC gene encoding succinate dehydrogenase, cytochrome b556 subunit: protein MSTPTEVAPAPVRKRSLYRGDPGMWSWVLHRITGVSIFFFLFVHVLDTAVIRVNPDTYTDIISTYKTPLIGLMEIGLVFCVLYHALNGVRIILVDFWGKGPKYQRQMLWAILTVFAIVFIASAVRMLQILITHAF from the coding sequence ATGAGCACCCCCACTGAGGTTGCACCGGCACCGGTGCGCAAGCGGTCTCTTTACAGAGGTGACCCCGGTATGTGGTCGTGGGTGTTGCACCGCATCACCGGCGTCAGCATTTTCTTCTTCCTGTTCGTGCATGTGCTGGACACCGCGGTCATCCGCGTGAACCCCGACACGTACACCGACATCATCAGCACGTACAAGACCCCGCTGATCGGTCTCATGGAGATCGGCCTCGTGTTCTGCGTGCTGTACCACGCCCTCAACGGCGTCCGCATCATCCTGGTCGACTTCTGGGGCAAGGGCCCCAAGTACCAGCGCCAGATGCTGTGGGCCATCCTGACCGTCTTCGCCATCGTGTTCATCGCGTCTGCCGTCCGCATGCTGCAGATCCTGATCACGCACGCGTTCTAA
- a CDS encoding cytidine deaminase, with protein MSDAIDFDALRTAAQQAMTSAYAPYSHFAVGAAGITPEGEIITGGNVENVSYGLGVCAEVSMVCAGFSRGVLSGAAAQGRPGIVAVSVCDADGAVLTPCGRCRQVLREFGGDGLLVDSAEGPRTLGSLLPDAFGPDRLAAVRGGDDR; from the coding sequence ATGAGTGACGCAATAGACTTCGACGCCTTGCGAACGGCTGCGCAACAGGCAATGACCAGCGCATATGCTCCGTACTCCCACTTCGCCGTCGGTGCGGCGGGGATCACTCCCGAAGGTGAGATCATCACCGGCGGCAATGTGGAGAACGTCTCATATGGTTTGGGCGTTTGCGCCGAGGTCTCGATGGTCTGTGCCGGCTTTTCTCGCGGTGTTCTCAGCGGTGCGGCGGCGCAGGGGCGACCGGGCATCGTGGCGGTCAGTGTCTGCGACGCCGACGGCGCCGTGTTGACCCCGTGCGGCCGCTGCCGGCAGGTGCTCCGAGAGTTCGGCGGCGACGGGCTCCTGGTCGACTCGGCGGAGGGCCCGCGGACGCTGGGGAGCCTGCTTCCCGACGCCTTCGGTCCCGACCGTCTGGCCGCCGTCCGTGGAGGCGACGACCGATGA